One window from the genome of Helicoverpa armigera isolate CAAS_96S chromosome 4, ASM3070526v1, whole genome shotgun sequence encodes:
- the LOC110377954 gene encoding odorant receptor 49b — protein sequence MNSILQNLEDPNRPFLGPNYWIIKNMGLLLPKNLLAKILYIILHEIVAFFVITQYMELYVIRTDLDLVLTNMKISMLSVVCIVKVHSFIFWQKHWHDVLDYVTAADKFERQSDDPIKSRIVETYTRYCRRLTYFYWVLVFTTFLTTTGTPLMRYLSSSTFRQNMRNGTEPFPHIFSSWMPIDKYHSPGCWITVLWHTLLCAYGAAIMAAYDTCIVVIMVFFGGKLDLLRERCKQMFGPSTISDRQCEEVVRQLHGIHVMMLKYSRLFNSLLSPVMFFYMVMCSLMLCASAYQLTSAQNAAQKLLMAEYLIFGIAQLFVFCWHSNDVLIKNENMTSGPFESNWFLANYRQRKDVLTLSGQLCIKNIFTAGPFANLTLPTFINILKGAYSYYTLLRK from the exons ATGAATTCAATACTTCAGAATCTAGAAGACCCAAACCGGCCTTTCTTAGGTCCTAATTACTGGATCATAAAGAACATGGGTCTATTGTTACCCAAAAATTTGCTGGCTAAAATCCTTTACATCATATTACATGAAATAGTCGCGTTTTTTGTAATAACTCAGTATATGGAGTTGTACGTTATAAGAACAGATCTGGATCTCGTGTTGACTAATATGAAGATTTCAATGTTAAGCGTCGTCTGTATCGTGAAAGTGCATAGCTTCATTTTCTGGCAGAAACACTGGCATGATGTCTTGGACTACGTCACAGCAGCTGATAAGTTCGAAAGACAAAGCGATGATCCTATCAAGAGCAGAATTGTTGAGACATACACAAGATACTGCCGTCGTCTCACATACTTCTACTGGGTTTTGGTTTTTACAACATTCCTAACTACAACTGGCACGCCTCTCATGAGATATCTTTCGTCGTCCACTTTTAGGCAAAATATGCGAAATGGAACTGAACCGTTTCCGCACATCTTTAGCTCCTGGATGCCTATAGATAAATATCATTCACCTGGTTGTTGGATTACAGTACTGTGGCATACACTGTTATGTGCTTACGGGGCTGCTATTATGGCGGCTTATGATACATGCATCGTAGTCATCATGGTGTTCTTTGGAGGGAAACTGGACCTGctgcgagagagatgcaagcAAATGTTTGGCCCGTCTACGATCAGTGACAGACAGTGCGAAGAAGTGGTGCGGCAGCTTCATGGGATACATGTCATGATGTTGAA gtattcaAGATTATTTAATTCGCTGTTATCACCTGTCATGTTCTTTTACATGGTTATGTGCTCGCTAATGCTTTGTGCGAGTGCCTATCAACTTACT TCTGCACAAAATGCTGCACAGAAGCTATTGATGGCAGAATATCTAATTTTTGGAATTGCACAACTTTTCGTATTCTGCTGGCACAGCAACGATGTCTTGATCAAA aaTGAAAACATGACGTCAGGGCCCTTTGAAAGCAACTGGTTTCTAGCAAACTATAGACAAAGAAAAGACGTGTTAACTCTATCGGGACAGctttgcattaaaaacatttttactgcGGGGCCCTTCGCCAACCTCACTTTGCCGACCTTCATCAAT atACTGAAAGGAGCTTACAGTTATTACACACTGCTgagaaaatag
- the LOC110377946 gene encoding THAP domain-containing protein 1, whose protein sequence is MVSCAVANCKNTSAKISKDKDGITFHRFPRDKERRKQWELAVNREEEWSSTASSAVCSEHFEAKDFYLTESGLRRLAVDAVPAINISPCQEPEPTISRVQPIDIQPTDSEEVIKLKYKVHRLEIIAENRKKRLNLMRQGKKQLRRKLERMKLLIKHLIKSKKDSGVSLGKEIDR, encoded by the exons ATGGTAAGCTGCGCTGTAGCTAATTGCAAGAACACGTCGGCAAAGATATCAAAAGATAAAGATGGAATTACGTTCCACAG GTTTCCCCGGGATAAGGAAAGAAGGAAGCAGTGGGAGTTAGCAGTGAATAGAGAAGAGGAATGGAGTTCCACTGCGTCTAGTGCAGTTTGTTCTGAACATTTCGAAGCTAAGGACTTTTACTTGACGGAGAGTGGACTAAGACGACTGGCGGTAGACGCTGTGCCGGCTATTAATATATCT cCATGTCAAGAACCAGAGCCAACAATATCTCGCGTCCAACCCATAGACATACAACCAACAGACTCTGAAGAGGTAATAAAACTCAAATACAAGGTCCACAGACTAGAAATAATTgcagaaaacagaaaaaaaagacTGAACCTTATGCGGCAAGGAAAGAAGCAGCTGCGGAGAAAGTTGGAACGCATGAAACTATTGATAAAGCATTTGATTAAGAGTAAAAAAGATAGTGGAGTTAGCTTAGGCAAAGAAATTGATAGATAG